In the genome of Nycticebus coucang isolate mNycCou1 chromosome 12, mNycCou1.pri, whole genome shotgun sequence, the window aactcaaatcaagtcaagatggaggaggagaatgagggagcagggggatgggtgtgctcctacttaatgggcataatgttaAGGTGTACTGCATACCCCTTGGGgccaggacacaattataaaagagactttacctatcaaatacaaacattataacctaattctttgtaccctcaatttaacctaaaataattttaaaaagactctTTAACATACAATGTAATGGTCTCATTAATGTACATTGTTTTCATAAGGATCATATTATTGTTCCTTTGTTTTAGGCTAGTCTCTTCCATCTCTGAAatataatgtttatttaaaaatccccTCTCTAGTCCACAGCATGAGGGTGGCCTAGGCCCAGCAACAGTGATGGGTAATCACTAATTCATATCAGAGTCTTAATCTTTAGCTTTACCTTCTTAGTATTTTTCCAGAAAACACATAGTGAATCAGACCCCAATGGGGGTGGTATCAGAACAGCCCCCCATCAAGACTGCAGAACAAAGGCCTCTGTCTAGCCCTGGGAAATCCCAAGCTCCACTCAGACTCAGGTCTACTCTGGTGCCCACCAGCTGTCAACATTTGGAATCCATTTCTCACTCCCAAAAGCCACCCCAACAGAACTGACTTTACCAATGATTGGGCCCAATGGTGTGGTCAAGGGGACTCTGGGAAGTCACCCCCTCCCTAGCCAATTTTAGGGGGAAAGAAGATTGGGTAAGTTCTGGatcaaaaagaagaataaaccTGAGCTGAAGGGTatcaaatttttttgaaataaccTGACATTTGGTATTTCAATAAAAGgacaaaaggaaataattagaacTGTTGGGGACTTTcttatttcacattttcattggtattatctttattttgaattatatatgGGGAAGCATCAGACCATTAACTTTCCTTCCAAACAGTGAcatgtggggagggagaggaatgcagtgattaaaaaaaaattaataagacatCATTGATTAACAGGATCAACAGCAGTTGTACCTGTTGTCCTTGGCAGACCAGACATAAGGTCACTCTATCCCTTACCAACATCTTTTTACTCAGAGTGCCAACTTCTCCAATCTTCCAGCTCCTTCTCTCAGGCCGTCCTCTCTTCCATCCCCATCCTGTACCTCTGCCTTTGTCTCTGAAACACTCCTCTGCATCCTTTCCTACGAGTTATTCTCCTTCATAACATTAACTGTTATCATCCATCCAGACTGCACATGTGTGGGTCAGGACAGAGCAAAGGGAACTGTCAAACCAAGACCCTTCTCCAACAGCTTTCTAGATGCCGAGGGACATCTCCATCAACTTTTCGATAATGTCATTCGATATGGGTGGCCCAGAACATTCTATTTTAAGTCAGAAGAAGAGTAAATTTAGTCCAGAAAGCCTTATTTTGTAACTGCTATGGTGAAAACCCGGTTCTAGGCACAGTGATGAATGAGAAGACCATTAGCAATGATCTTccttccaggagtttgagtttgggtTGTAGAGAGGTAGTTAAACAACCAACCACAGATGGAgtagaatgtatttttaataagagCACAAAAAAAGGGGAAATGGCGTTGGCCTGGATGACTGAGGATGGTTTCTCCAAGAAGGTATACTTGGCATCATATCGGGGACAACCTTAAAATTCAAGCCAAAGGTACTGAAATGGTCCTGTTCATAAGCCTTGACATGACACAGTAATAGGAATTGTGCCCTGGAGAGATAAATTTGGGAGTCCCATGTAATGAaagtgaaaaaaggaaaggaaaggcaagAGACCACTAGGACATTGCTATAGCTGCCTCGACATCAATTCAAAATTGGtgccctggctcagtgcccatagctcagtggttaggggagAAGATACACCAAGGCAGacaggttcgaacacagcccgggccatctaaaacaacaatgacaactgcaacaaaaaaatagctgggagttgtggcaggcacctgtagtcccagctacatgggaggctgaggcaagagaattgcttaagcccaagagtttgaggttgctgtgagctgtgatgccatggcattctacccaagggtgatatggtgagactctgtctcaaaaaaaaaaaaaaaaaagctgatgctCAAATGATGTAGAGTTTGTGTGTGATGTCACTACAACTACACAACAATAAATAGCAATAACAACACTCCAGTGTACGATGTGCACTACAGAGAGAGCACCATAGAGGGTCAGCGGTCACAAGCAACTGCCAGTTGTCTAAGTTGGATATTCTGTGAGAAATAACTTCATTGCAACTGAGGCCGTGGCCACCTAAGTGCAACTGGGACCACTTTCCTCAATTGTCTAGGCGATGTCCACTTAAAAAGTACAAGTGATTGCAGTAGTGGAAAGTTTAATCAGCTGGGGAAGAAAGCAAACAAATGTGCATGGATATCCTAGGTACATTTCCTGTAATTGGCACGGATTCCTGAGAGTTACCCATTCAGGTTGTAGTCATCTCTGCTGTTTATAACACATGCCAACAGGATAGCTGTTTGGACTTTTGGAGCAAAGCTGCTGTCTAACCCTTCAGTTTTATAGTAGCAGTAATTTAGAAATTTATGATAAACATTACATTGTAATAGTatcacattactcagaaattccTAAGTATTGGAACACAATATATAGGATTACTAAATAATGAAGCTGAAGACGGCTATAAGTAGCCTGCTTCCAGGATTCCAATCACTATAAAATGGAAGGcctaagacaagaaaaaaaaagtaaataaataaaaacaggcaaagctcatttttaaaaatataaatttgagagTCAACAGATCACTATTGATCTCTCACTATATTGGAGCTCGTGGGCTCAGCCTTTGTGCAGGAAACCAAGAGAGCCATGGTGAGTCACAAGACATGATCAGCTGAGCAGAACAGTTCAATGTCTAGGAGGTAAGATACAGAATGAATAACCAGTTCAAGGGACAGAGTGACAAGTGACATGAGAGGGCTGGGGGAATTCGGGGTGTTCAGGGGGCTGGAGGATGGGGACATTAGCTCTAGGTAATCTCCCCTCACACTGCCTCTGAAAACCCCCTCTTGGGGGAATCCCGGCTCAAACAACTCTGCTGGACTTGGATCCATCCCCAAACCTTTAAGCCCAATTATATTTCTCTGGGACACGTACAGCTGGTTCTTTGCAGTTTTGTTTGTGATGATTTCTGCACACGCCTCCTAGTGCACAGGCAGGTATGGCTTGTCCGCAGCATCTGGAGAGTTTCCTGAAGGCAGAGTCTGTCTCATTACTGTCCCACCACAGCATGTACTCCTGATGGGCTCTATCAGTAGATCTGAAACACTGGTAAGGGGCAGAAGTGACTTCTTCAGTTCCTAGGATGTTGCACAGGAGAAGTTATGGAGCTCACAATGAGGGGCAGTCAATGAGTGAGCCCCTTGCTGGTGAGAGCTGAACCCCAACTCTTGCCTATACCATGCCTCTCCGCAGCTCCCAAAAGGCAGGGCCTTGCGCGGAGCAAAGACGCAGTGTCCACCTAGAGCAGCTGCTGGGAGAGGGGAGCTGCAGCCGGATGGGGGAAAACCCCAGTGTCCTCCAGAGCTCTCTGGTCCTGAAAGAACCCCGAAGGATCATTGTGTGGGAGCCTGAGCCAAGTCCCCTGTCCAGGTCTGAGAGGAGCTTCCTTTCTGAGTTTCCAGGCAACCACACGATGTGTAACATGCTCAGTTTTCCCCAGGCTCTCTCCTTGTCCCCACCACTGTCTTCTTGTCCTTAAATTTTACGATTCCTACGTCTGGCCTTAGAACAGTTATGAGGAATGATAGGACTCTAGGGCTTCTCGTCCCCTCGGTGTTCCTTCTGTCACCTGCAGGCTGCCTCAGCCAGAAGTTGCTCAAACCTGCTTTTTGGCACATACTCAGAATATGCTGGGGTCTTCCTTTAGTTAACCAAACAATCAAGGGACATCTGGGGACCTTTTCCTGCCCACACcccttaaattaaattttaaaactcagaTTTGAACCCATTTCTTGCCTTCTAGCAGAAACTTGTGTTGCACCGTCCTTAGTGAGGGGGTCCCACTGCATCCCTTTGGTTGTGCTGGCTGCTTCTCACTGGGGAGTGGCCGGGGATGGTGCTGGGATCGCAAATTCTGGCTGGAGTGCTCCAGTGGTCGTTGGCTTTCCCCAGCCCTCAGCTCTGCCCGAGGTATCCACCCTCTGCTTCCACAAGAAAACACAGGCTCCGCTTGCCCCAGCCTCTGTCCCACCCTATGCCTGCCTCTGCTTCACTCAAACATCTCCTCTAACTCTGCGTCTAAGTAGCACATCTTTTCTCCAATGACAACACTGCTTATTTCCTCAATTTGACAATTATCTcttcattcatttgctcacttCATTATTGATTCTCCCCACTAGACTGGAAAGCCAAATGGGGAAGATACCTTGCCAGTTATTCCCAGAGCCCAGCACAGTTCCTGCTTCCTAGTAAACATTGGTGGAATGAATGGAGGAACAAATGAACAGATGATACCATTAAGTACACTGGgtcagaaatgttttcattttccctttcagATGGTGAGGCACTTGTTTAGGAGGCCCAGTTCTTTCCTGTGCCATATTTCTATCAGCTATACAGGCttgaaatgttcaataaatgcaaGTCTAATTGagtaaaatcaaatcagaggatCCCTGTGATCAGGGATTCACAGACAGGCTGGATATAGATAAACAGACAGGGCAGGGATGAGTGTTGGGAGGCAGGGTAGGTAGGAAAACTGTCAGACAGAAGGAGCAAAGTGGAATTATTGAGAAAAATCCAGCCTAGGAGGCATGGAAATCAATTTTAATTAGGGATGCAACCTTACACTTCTTCTCTGTAAGCCTTGGTTTGCCCAtctcaaaaatgaatggaaagagaCCAGATTATTTGTAAGATTCCCTCCAGTTGAAACATCTCATGGTACAAAGATTGACACTAGAAAATAAATACCAAGTAAAAGGGAAGGTAACAAGCATCTTGCTCTATCTGGAGGCCTGAGGGATGGAGTTGATTTACCCCAGGCTGGGCCACATGGCCCCGACCCACATGCACACCACTGTATGAGTGTATACCATGCAAACCACGTGATCGTGTGCACACAGAAGCTGCCCCAGCTCAGGGCCTATCTCCACAGACAGAGAAGAACCAAGTAAGAAGGGCAGGTGAAGAACAACCTCCAGAAAAAAACTAAGGGTCAGAGGAGAAGGAGGCCCATGCTCTGGCAGTCTGGGCTACTTGCATCAGCAGTTCAAGGGAAACCCACTGCCCAGGTTCCTAGGCAGCGTTTCCAGGGTgtcatcttctttctcttctctggaaATAGAGCAGCCTGTCCCAAAGCcactttaaaaatctaatttccaAGAGGATGTAAAAGTAAGATATGTCTTTTTTATGAGGTCCCCCCTGAGCTAGGAAGGGCCAGTATGGGAGCCCACCCCAGACCAGAGACTGGCATTTGCAATAAATGCAAGTTGAACTGAGCAAAATCAAATCAGGGGAGACAGAGCAGAGCTTCACAGACAGGCCCAGGAGGCAGCCCTGTGCATGACTGATAAACTGATAAACCAATATGACAGGAACGTACAGCTCTCCAGCTAAGGCTGGTGTTTAAATTCTTAAAGGATTACATTTTATATGGTTATGTAAGTACCCACAGAATAACCTCAATTTTGCCTCTTGGTTTGCTAAGCCAAAAATGTTTACTAGCTGGCCCCTTTCAGAAATTTTGCCAATCCCTGACCTAAACAATTGCTGAGTCCCCCTGCTACTAGTAAAATCAGAACTCTGACTCCAGCCCCTGGCCTTGAACTCTAAACTCCATCCCTGAATGATGATTACGGGGGCCAGGCAGCAATTCTCCTCCAGCccactctctcctcttcctcatccagTATCCCCTCCCTGCTGCCCAGACCCCCTGCAAGGTCtccagaagattttcttttctacctctgtCCTCACTGAGGCTCCCACCCCTATGTCCCATCACACCATTTGGGAGCCCCCTACAAGGGACTTGGTCACATATGTCTTGGGTGAGTTGCTTTTGTGTTGCACTGACTGCTTCCCCAATGAGACTGCAAGCTGCATGAAAGCAGGGAACACATGTGGCATTTTCCCCCAGTTTCCCCCTCCCCATACCTCGGAGAGTGCTGGGCCCAGAGGGGCTGTAGTAGATGTGAGTAGGTCTGTACCACTGAGGCCAAATGAGAGAGAAGAGCACCTGCCCACCACTCAAGGCCAAACTCCACTGTGAGCAAGCCTGCCACTTGTGGAGGGGACTTGAGCACAGTGTCCCTGAGCCATGGAGCTCTGTTCCATCTATCCTAAGCCCGAGAATGCTTGTATCACTCACACTACAACAATACAAATCCCAACTCTATGGACAAATTCCTAAAGGGCTCATTTTCTGCTTCATTCTCCCCTCCAGGGAACGTCCTTGGAGTCAGAGCTTTTAAAGtatatgaaatgatttttttctctgaaccTGTAATTGCTGAGGGTTTTGCAAGCATATGAGCAGGAGAAGGGACAACCCTCTTTCTGAGCCTAGCTTTCCAAAGCTGGTAGATTATAAACCCAGGGATGCTTTCTTGCTGTGGGAGCCAAGAAGCAACATCTGGATAAAAAGCTTGGCAGAGGCTCCTTGATTTAATCTCCTCAGGAAGGTAAAGGCTGCAGAAATCAATGACAACAGAGAAACGGGGTGGGAGGGGACAGGAAAGGGCCCCTTATCTCAggtagcctgagaaagagccttAGCATTCAGATCTTTCTCCTGCTAGTCATGTCGAAGGCAAACCAGGATGACTGGAATGTACTATGCAGCCTATTTCTAGAATCATAGCAACAGGTGCCCTGAGAATATGGAGAAGACTGAAATACTTTGAACTGTCTAGTGGATGTCCCTCCCCCGGCCCCAGGATAGTCCTCCACTGCATCACTGTCCTCAAGGATAGAAGGAGGGGACTGGGGTAATGAAAACCAGGGTTCTCTCTTAAACCACCATGGTCCTCTGTAAACCTGCCTTGCAGTATCCTCTCCTCCCACAAAAAAATAGGGACTCTCATTCTtgcatttcctccattctattcttGAGGATTTCTCTGATTGTGCTCACCTATGGGAGACTTTAAAGTCGCAGCCCATTCTAATTGGCACAACATCTTGCCAGGCACCTGGACACATCTAAGACCTGGGTGTTCCTCTCACTTGGTTGCTTAAACCTAAAAGGATGGCCCTTTCAGGTCAAAGGTGGtgatatcttttttgtttttaagggaaGGCAGCCTAATGGTGACTAGTCAGTCCCAGTCACCCAATTAAGTGTGCACTAAACTACAAACATTAGCTTTAAAGGCATCGAGGGTGTGGAGGCGAGACTGTGTAGACTTGAGCTCTGGCAAGATGCCCTGCTTTTAGGCAGActgtaaattataaagaaataaagtgtctctgtttttcttcctttgccgTAGCATGTAATGAAAAGCAACAGAGCCTGTCTGCACGATCCTTCTGTTTCCTCCTCAGATTTGCTGTTAAAAGTTCCTGACTGGATATGATACTGGGCATCCGCAGACACTTGCTTCTATTACTGTCTCCACTGTCTTACACAATTCCCAGACACTGATTTAGTAGATCCCCCCTTACCCACATAGACACCTGGACACATCCTCGGAACCAGCTGTTAAGCCCACTACTGTCCTGGGGGAGGTATGATTCTAGATCACAAACCCACACTGGTGAGGATGTAAAATGACCAGTCTTTGGATTATTAGCAGAAAAAAAGTGACAGCAGGAATCTGAAGCCCCATGGCAGACAGCTCATCCCGGAGAGAAATGACAACCAGTGTGAATGCCTACTGTGCTTATTTTGCCACAACCATTCCTGACAAGGGAACAAGGGGATTTGTTCTGAGTTTAGGGATTACTCAGGGCAAGGCCACAATCTGTAGAAAACAGCCTTTAATATGAAACAAGCAAACACTTCCATTTGGTCTGAGGCTGCAATAAAGGCACGGCATGCTCCTCTGCCACGCCATGGGGACAGTGAACCACCAGGCAGTCCCTGTGTGGCTTGTGCATCAGGGCTTCTGGGGCTGTGCTTTTGTGAACAGGCTTCATGTCTGTGCGTCAGGCTTGTTTCCCAGAGCTGTTGAGAGCCACGCTAAGGAGGGCTTCAAACCTGCAGATAGAGGAGACTTCAGAAATTCAGGGCCAGGGGACCCCAGTAGGACTATTGGGGGTCTGatcccccttttctttttattccctgcATACTCTAAGCTGACAAGCGGGCTCATACCACACCTCCAAGCAGCGTGGTGCAGAGGTGTCCCTAGCACAAACAGCCTGGGGCAAACAATTCCCCCACCATTGTCTATGAGACTCAGAAAGATGTTGCTGAGCAAATCATGAGCTTTCCAAGTTTTCTGCCACCCCAGGCAAAGTGTTTGCTCTGACTTCAAAACCAGAAACAGccaaaagtttcaaaaaatatcAGCCATAGAAAAACTAACACTTGCTTCAACCAAGTAACCTTTTATTTCCTgggataaaaataaagagaataaattatCAGAAGACTTCCtccaacatcattaaaatgcttTTGGAAGAAAGTTACGAGAATTATTTAAGGCGCACAGAGAAAGTCAGATTTGCCTTTCTTCCAGAACATTCCCTGCTCTAGACGCAAAGCACTGATACCATATCCCAGGAAAGAGAGGCTTATAGACACGGAACCAGAACAGCACTGCCACCGTCTTGGCTCTCATAGAAGTATCACGGGACCACTCTCTCTTCCACAAATACAGTGTATATCCtgaaaatatatccaaaatatctcTATCTGAGCTACAGTACAAAAACCACTTACCatccataaaaataatattttccctaTTCACAAATATAATCACATGTAAAGGAAATTTGGAACACATGGATGGGGGTTATAAAATCTCTTGGGATCTGAGCTATTTAaagtcatttttgtttgggtTATCCCTCTGCTGGGTATAGGAAACTGGGTACAAATACATCCATCTCACAGCACTCACCATTTCAACAGCTCCTGCGTCATGGAATgtggtactttttaaaaataggcgaCCCTTGGTGTcatggaaaaaaagaggaaaaatggggggatcagggagggagggagtgcaAGAATCAAAGGGCAGGGACAGACTAAGGTTACAGCACAGCTTCAAATACTCTGTGGTATAATGCAATACCCAGGTTGAGCAGGACTCCCTTTCATCACCCCACTGTCACCAGTCTGCCTGGATCTCCCTTTACAAATCAGTCTCCCTGCTGGTGTCCAGGCAAAGAGCATACAGGGACCTCCGCAAGTCCACGTTGCTCTTGGCCTTGAGGTTACACTTCTCAAGGGGGCAGCTGCTCCTTCGGGTACTGTCCCCATTGTCCAGGGAGCCCCCCTGAACAGTCTTGCAGAAGGAACCCTTGTTCCAGCTGGCCTTCCGCTGGCCTCCTCTGTCCAGCCCGGTTCCTTGGCTCTGGCTGCCTTGCTCTTCCTTCAAGGCTGCCTGCTCCTCGTGGTCTGTCTCCCGGTGGTAGAAGTAGTTGAAGTTGGAGACGATGACCGGCACAGGGAGAGCAATGGTGAGGACCCCCGCGATGGCGCACAGGGAACCCACAATCTTGCCCCCCACAGTGATAGGCCTCATGTCGCCATAGCCCACAGTGGTCATGGTGACCACCGCCCACCAAAAGGCATCCGGAATGCTGGAGAAGTGGGTCCCCTGGCTGTCAGCCTCTGCGAAGTAGACGGCGCTGGAGAAGAGGATGACCCcgatgaagaggaagaagatgagcAGCCCTAGCTCCCTCATGGAGGCCTGCAAGGTCTTGCCCAGGATCTGCAGCCCCTTGGAGTGGCGGGACAGCTTGAAGATGCGGAACACCCGGACCAGGCGGATGACTCGGAGGATGGCCAGGGACATGGCCTGCTGCCCATTCTGgccgccccctcccccacctcctggctGCTGCTCTGCCAGCTCGGTGCCCAGGGTGATGAAGTAGGGGAAAATGGCCACAACGTCGATGATGTTCATGATGTTCCGAGAGAACTCTGCTTTGCTGGGGCAGGCGAAAAAGCGCACAAGCAGCTCAAAGGTGAACCAGATGACGCACGTGGTCTCCACGATGAAGAAGGGGTCAGCCAGAGTCCTAGGCAGGAGCGGTGCCACCGTCGGGCCAGAGGGGGGCGCCACCAGCCCGCTGCCGTTGGCCCCGGGGGCGGGCACGGGAGGCTGGGGGGGCGCTGGTGGGTGGCGGAGCAGCTCGCGTTCGTCCCTGAACTCGGGCAGGGTCTCCATGCAGAAGGTAATGATAGAGATGAGAATGACCAGAACCGAGACGATAGCGATGGCCCGCGCCGACCCAGAGCTTTCCGGGTATTCAAAGATAAGCCACACCTGGCGTTGGAACTCGTTGCGGGGCAAGGGTTTCTCCTCTTCTTTAATGAAGCCCTCGTCCTCTCTGAAGCGCTGCATGGCCTCGTCTCCCAGCTGGTAAAAGCGGATCTCGTCTGCGAACACGTCCAGGGAGACGTTGACCGGCCTCCGCAGGCGGCCCCCCGACTGGTAGTAGTAGAGGATGCCGTCGAAGCTGGGCCGGTTGCGGTCGAAGAAGTACTCGTTCCGCAGGGGGTCGAAGTAGCGCAGGCGCTTGGCGGGGTCCCCCAGGAGGGTATTGGGGAACTGCGCCAGGGTCCCCAGCTGCGTCTCAAAACGCAGCCCGGAGATGTTTATGAGGACGCGCTGGTGGTGAAGGGACGCCGCGCCCAGCGCCTGGTCCTCCGCCATGTCCAGGCCCGGGTGGCCTTCTCCCTCCTCGTCCTCCGGAGGTGGCCGTCTAGGCGGTGGCAGCTCCTCGGGCAGCGGAAGCAAAGGCCGCCCTCCGGGGTCGGTGCTCCTCGGCAAGCCGTGCCCGGCAGGCACCGCTTCGTGGGGTCCATCCGTGAGCCCAGCCGTCGGGGGACACTGGAGCTCTCCCCCTGTGGCCTGCCCGCAGCCCGTTccggcctcacctcctcctctgaCAGTCATGGCACCACCGTTCTCCAGGGGCACCAGGGCGATCTCCATGGCGCGGGGGCAGGGGGCATGCTGCGCCCCCGCGGACCGGCTCTGGCGCCCCGCACTCCCGCTCCGCCGCCCGCGCCTGGCGTCGGGCTCCTCTCCCGCCGTCGGCCGGCCCTGTTCTGGGGCGGGCTGGGGTTGCTGGCGCGATCCTCTCGCCTGGTCCTGACGTCAAGAAGCCGCTGCCCTGCTCTCTGCCGCTCTCTCTGCTCTGGCAGCCGGTTACCAGGCAGCCGAAAAGCCTCCTTCCCGCAGATGCAACCTTCAGCCGCCCCTCTC includes:
- the KCNA5 gene encoding potassium voltage-gated channel subfamily A member 5; amino-acid sequence: MEIALVPLENGGAMTVRGGGEAGTGCGQATGGELQCPPTAGLTDGPHEAVPAGHGLPRSTDPGGRPLLPLPEELPPPRRPPPEDEEGEGHPGLDMAEDQALGAASLHHQRVLINISGLRFETQLGTLAQFPNTLLGDPAKRLRYFDPLRNEYFFDRNRPSFDGILYYYQSGGRLRRPVNVSLDVFADEIRFYQLGDEAMQRFREDEGFIKEEEKPLPRNEFQRQVWLIFEYPESSGSARAIAIVSVLVILISIITFCMETLPEFRDERELLRHPPAPPQPPVPAPGANGSGLVAPPSGPTVAPLLPRTLADPFFIVETTCVIWFTFELLVRFFACPSKAEFSRNIMNIIDVVAIFPYFITLGTELAEQQPGGGGGGGQNGQQAMSLAILRVIRLVRVFRIFKLSRHSKGLQILGKTLQASMRELGLLIFFLFIGVILFSSAVYFAEADSQGTHFSSIPDAFWWAVVTMTTVGYGDMRPITVGGKIVGSLCAIAGVLTIALPVPVIVSNFNYFYHRETDHEEQAALKEEQGSQSQGTGLDRGGQRKASWNKGSFCKTVQGGSLDNGDSTRRSSCPLEKCNLKAKSNVDLRRSLYALCLDTSRETDL